One part of the Candidatus Poribacteria bacterium genome encodes these proteins:
- a CDS encoding proteasome accessory factor PafA2 family protein → MKRRIYGLETEFGIIWTPDAPRRKTLTVQNVVMYLFREIVAGRMYPDVFLENGARFYQDIGCHPEYATPECDDVTELVAHDKAGERIITRLASTAERRMRNDGFYGKISIFKNNLDTPGNTYGCHENYLMERHVDFRQLASQLIPFFVTRQVFAGAGKIKPSHRGYYAISQRAEHIREEISIGTTTARGIINTRDEPHADREKYRRLHVIVGDSNMSEFSTFLKVGTTGIILRMIEDNFIEQRFALRNPVKAIRDISDDITCTHPIELQNGKRLTAVELQWQYLECAKRYLEQTESDSTTNQVMARWEYVLTCLESDPMQLDRELDWVIKWKWLQTYLMKRQLEWDAPQVKHLDLKYHNVRQAESLYYTLENRSETERIVTDEQIRHAEQFPPERTRAKFRGKFIKKVNEGKVLCGVNWSYIQLYEPYQILYLSTDPFKPEFDEASRTIYSI, encoded by the coding sequence ATGAAACGTAGAATCTACGGATTAGAAACCGAATTCGGAATCATCTGGACCCCAGATGCCCCGCGCAGAAAGACACTCACCGTTCAGAACGTTGTGATGTATCTTTTCCGTGAAATTGTTGCTGGGAGAATGTATCCCGATGTCTTCCTTGAAAATGGTGCCAGGTTCTACCAAGACATCGGATGCCATCCAGAATACGCGACCCCTGAATGCGATGATGTTACCGAACTCGTCGCTCACGATAAAGCGGGCGAACGCATCATCACACGGCTTGCCAGTACTGCAGAACGGCGGATGCGTAACGACGGGTTCTATGGAAAAATTTCTATCTTTAAAAATAACTTGGATACCCCGGGGAATACATACGGATGCCATGAAAACTATTTAATGGAGCGACACGTCGATTTCCGTCAGCTGGCATCGCAACTGATACCTTTCTTTGTAACCCGCCAAGTTTTCGCGGGTGCTGGAAAAATCAAACCCAGCCATCGGGGTTACTACGCAATTTCACAACGTGCTGAACATATACGAGAGGAAATCTCTATCGGCACAACAACGGCACGCGGGATTATCAACACACGCGATGAACCGCATGCCGACCGTGAGAAATACAGGCGTCTCCATGTTATCGTCGGAGATTCCAATATGTCCGAATTTTCGACTTTTCTGAAAGTGGGTACAACCGGTATTATCCTGCGCATGATTGAAGATAACTTCATTGAGCAGCGGTTTGCACTCCGCAATCCCGTCAAAGCGATTCGCGATATTTCTGACGATATTACATGTACACATCCGATTGAACTCCAAAACGGGAAGCGGCTCACTGCGGTTGAACTACAGTGGCAATATTTAGAATGCGCGAAGCGGTATCTTGAACAAACTGAATCCGATTCTACCACGAACCAAGTGATGGCTCGCTGGGAGTACGTTCTTACCTGCTTGGAAAGCGATCCGATGCAGTTGGACAGAGAATTAGACTGGGTCATTAAGTGGAAATGGCTACAGACCTACCTTATGAAGCGTCAGCTTGAATGGGATGCGCCGCAGGTAAAACATTTAGATTTAAAATACCACAATGTGCGTCAAGCGGAAAGTCTCTATTACACTCTTGAAAACCGATCGGAGACCGAGCGAATTGTCACGGATGAGCAGATTCGCCATGCTGAGCAATTTCCACCTGAACGGACCCGAGCGAAATTCCGTGGCAAGTTTATCAAGAAGGTTAACGAAGGAAAAGTTCTCTGCGGTGTTAATTGGAGTTACATTCAACTGTATGAGCCCTATCAGATCCTTTACCTTTCGACAGATCCTTTTAAACCCGAATTTGACGAAGCAAGTCGAACAATTTATTCAATTTAA
- a CDS encoding pyruvate, phosphate dikinase has translation MPQPKYVYFFGGGESEGNATMRMLLGGKGANLAEMSNLGVPVPPGFTISTEVCKLYYENNKQYPAGLDAQIDENLVKLEAALGAKFGDTENPLLLSVRSGAAVSMPGMMDTILNLGLNDDAVKGLIARSENERFAYDSYRRFVQMFGNVVLNVDHDEFEHLLEEKKKAKGVTLDTELEAEDLAALVYEFKRAVRQHTGSDFPDEPRKQLDMARDAVFESSGNPRAITYRRLNDISEELGRTAVNVQAMVFGNMGGTSGSGVAFTRNPSTGANQFYGEFLINAQGEDVVAGIRTPLPVAELRNILPDAYNELVDIGLRLEKHYTDMQDVEFTIQDSKLYMLQTRNGKRTGQAAVRIAVEMVEEGLIDKQTALTRVPANDLDQLLHPSVDPAADVEVIAQGLPASPGAAVGKVVFTALHAEELAAAGEKVILVRTETSPEDIGGMDAAEGILTARGGMTSHAAVVARGMGKSCVAGCSALFINEEALEFYAEGKRYAEGDYITLNGSTGDVLNGQVALIQPELSGQFGTLMEWADEVRSLGVRTNADTPEDATNARQFGAEGIGLCRTEHMFFGAGIDAIREMILADDITEREAALAKLLPHQRSDFIGIFEAMAGYPVTIRTLDPPLHEFLPKNETEILELAERIGVDPQKLRERVEELHEFNPMLGHRGCRLGIVYPEITEMQARAIFEAAVDVSKRGITVLPEIMIPLVGHINELSLQRTVVVDTAEAVFKESGTCVEYLIGTMIELPRAALTADKIAAEAEFFSYGTNDLTQTTFGMSRDDAAKFLDDYVRNGVLEYDPFQVLDQDGVGSLLQIGSEKGRATRPDLKVGICGEHGGEPNSVKFCYGLEFDYVSCSPFRVPIARLAAAQAVIEDGN, from the coding sequence ATGCCACAACCAAAGTACGTTTACTTCTTTGGAGGCGGTGAAAGCGAAGGTAACGCCACAATGCGAATGTTGCTTGGCGGAAAAGGGGCAAATCTCGCAGAGATGAGCAATCTCGGCGTCCCTGTCCCACCAGGTTTCACCATCTCCACTGAGGTTTGCAAATTATACTACGAAAATAATAAACAGTACCCCGCTGGACTTGACGCACAGATTGATGAGAATCTTGTAAAATTAGAAGCCGCACTCGGCGCAAAGTTCGGTGATACCGAAAATCCACTCTTACTCTCTGTCCGTTCTGGTGCCGCTGTCTCGATGCCCGGTATGATGGACACGATTCTCAACCTCGGCTTAAACGATGACGCGGTTAAAGGACTCATCGCCAGATCTGAAAACGAACGTTTCGCTTACGACTCCTACCGGCGTTTCGTCCAGATGTTCGGAAACGTGGTCCTGAATGTCGATCACGATGAGTTTGAACATCTACTTGAAGAAAAGAAAAAGGCGAAAGGTGTTACATTAGATACCGAATTAGAAGCCGAAGACTTGGCGGCACTCGTCTATGAATTCAAGAGGGCTGTCAGACAGCACACAGGTAGCGATTTTCCCGATGAGCCCCGGAAGCAATTAGATATGGCACGGGATGCTGTTTTTGAATCCTCTGGTAACCCGCGCGCCATTACCTACCGCCGTCTCAACGATATTTCCGAAGAACTCGGACGCACGGCTGTTAACGTCCAAGCCATGGTGTTTGGAAATATGGGCGGCACCTCCGGATCAGGCGTCGCTTTTACCCGTAACCCTTCGACCGGCGCAAATCAATTTTATGGCGAATTCCTCATTAACGCGCAAGGTGAAGACGTCGTCGCTGGCATCCGGACTCCCCTTCCCGTCGCCGAATTGAGAAACATCTTGCCCGATGCGTATAATGAATTGGTGGATATCGGCTTGCGGCTTGAGAAGCATTACACAGACATGCAGGATGTGGAATTTACGATTCAAGATAGTAAACTCTATATGCTCCAAACCCGTAACGGAAAACGCACAGGTCAAGCCGCTGTTCGTATCGCTGTTGAGATGGTTGAGGAAGGTTTGATCGATAAACAGACCGCCTTGACCCGCGTCCCCGCGAACGACTTGGATCAACTGTTGCATCCGAGCGTTGACCCAGCGGCAGATGTCGAGGTGATCGCTCAAGGTTTACCCGCTTCCCCAGGGGCTGCCGTCGGTAAGGTCGTCTTCACTGCACTCCACGCTGAAGAACTCGCAGCCGCTGGAGAGAAGGTTATCCTCGTCCGCACCGAAACATCACCGGAAGACATTGGCGGTATGGATGCCGCTGAGGGGATACTCACCGCCCGCGGGGGTATGACGAGTCACGCCGCCGTCGTTGCCCGCGGTATGGGAAAATCCTGTGTAGCGGGATGTTCAGCACTGTTTATCAACGAAGAAGCATTGGAATTTTATGCCGAGGGGAAACGCTACGCCGAAGGGGATTACATCACGCTCAACGGATCTACAGGTGATGTTCTCAATGGACAGGTGGCACTGATACAACCCGAATTGAGTGGACAATTCGGAACACTCATGGAGTGGGCAGACGAAGTCCGCTCGTTAGGTGTTCGCACGAATGCGGATACACCCGAAGATGCCACAAACGCCCGACAATTTGGCGCGGAAGGCATCGGGCTTTGTCGCACCGAGCACATGTTCTTCGGCGCAGGAATTGATGCCATCCGTGAGATGATTCTCGCCGATGATATAACGGAACGCGAAGCGGCGTTGGCGAAACTGCTGCCGCATCAACGTTCAGATTTCATCGGTATTTTTGAGGCAATGGCAGGCTACCCGGTCACGATCCGGACCCTGGATCCGCCCCTCCACGAGTTCTTGCCGAAAAACGAAACTGAGATCCTTGAGCTTGCAGAGCGGATTGGTGTTGACCCTCAAAAACTTCGCGAGCGCGTTGAGGAATTGCACGAATTTAATCCGATGCTTGGGCATCGTGGGTGTAGGCTCGGTATCGTCTATCCAGAGATAACCGAAATGCAAGCACGCGCAATCTTTGAAGCCGCTGTTGATGTCTCAAAACGGGGCATCACCGTGTTACCAGAGATTATGATTCCGCTCGTCGGACACATCAACGAATTATCCCTACAGCGTACAGTTGTCGTGGATACCGCTGAAGCCGTCTTCAAGGAGTCGGGTACCTGCGTCGAATATCTCATCGGTACGATGATTGAACTGCCCCGCGCAGCACTCACAGCGGATAAAATTGCCGCCGAAGCCGAATTCTTCTCCTACGGCACCAACGATCTCACCCAGACGACTTTCGGGATGAGTCGTGACGACGCAGCGAAGTTCCTCGACGACTACGTCAGAAACGGCGTGCTTGAATACGATCCGTTCCAGGTGCTCGACCAAGATGGCGTCGGCAGTCTCTTGCAAATCGGTTCCGAAAAAGGGCGCGCAACTCGTCCTGACCTGAAAGTCGGTATCTGTGGTGAGCACGGCGGCGAACCGAACTCTGTGAAGTTCTGTTACGGATTAGAATTCGATTACGTATCGTGTTCCCCATTCCGTGTGCCGATTGCCCGTCTCGCGGCGGCACAAGCCGTCATTGAGGACGGAAATTAG
- a CDS encoding cupin domain-containing protein, with translation MLITDLNEIEGRTYPARRRTKNLVGGASPIQIGEFCMGFVVLEPNGGQVPWHNHEQEEIYFIVEGEGEMCLGEERQTLSAGQTVFIPSWIFHQLTNTGDIPMHMVYCYGPAGDVAHWKQELAGTLPKAGVDAPPLPEGAAPQCTEPAKS, from the coding sequence ATGCTAATCACAGATCTAAATGAAATTGAAGGACGCACCTATCCTGCCCGTAGACGGACCAAAAATCTCGTCGGCGGTGCCTCCCCGATCCAGATAGGTGAATTCTGTATGGGGTTCGTCGTCTTAGAACCAAATGGTGGACAAGTGCCGTGGCACAATCACGAACAGGAAGAAATATATTTCATCGTTGAAGGTGAAGGCGAAATGTGTCTCGGTGAGGAACGTCAAACCCTCTCCGCCGGGCAGACTGTGTTCATTCCGTCTTGGATCTTCCACCAACTCACAAACACCGGTGACATACCGATGCACATGGTTTACTGTTATGGACCCGCGGGCGATGTCGCGCATTGGAAGCAAGAACTCGCCGGCACACTCCCAAAAGCGGGTGTTGACGCACCACCACTCCCTGAAGGCGCAGCCCCGCAATGTACTGAGCCAGCGAAGTCCTAA
- a CDS encoding sigma-70 family RNA polymerase sigma factor, translating into MGGSLVETKEDVQLIHDILSGDDDAFSTLVQKYQRSVHALAWRKISDFHYAEEITQDTFLQAYKKLSTLKNPHQFAGWLYVIANRLCINWLQRNKSAMQSLERTSVRKIDQLTYERYVSEERESEATERRYEIVEELLERLPESERTVMTLYYLGEMTAKEIGNFLGVSVNTIKSRLRRGRERLQADQELLIQEVFSGVHISTGLSQNIMRQVADLKPTPPSATKPLIPWMALGTAAVLVLLLMGASDRYLTHFQKPYSFEAASEPTIEIVDAPIVLDIQSKPDLLNRAGRTVSSNRINAVALQASEKTSTANAQTGSSKFSISQWTQTNGPPAGYIRNIFATPEGTVYAVASSGLYRLTEDATAWTHIDKSVPIDKSLMPMATHAGNLYIVSADEIFTSADRGEAWRTLGPRPKGEAVGILITGEAQPDITMYLALRDEGIFRSTDGGTQWQPLHDGLTSKKISAIAAVDNTVFAGTENGLYRLDVGIWNKLPVDTSRAVCSLTTSGNNLYVGTGSNLLVKLTPTEVYQEIRNNWDNWRNRSSPVKIFHSADLGASWTEIMDGSEYSHEGSPAGITVLAVGETLLALGEYQFRSVDGGKTWAKLGRDLNWLWTSSRPAVMVNERTFYKSGGFGLHRTTDGGNSWHIFLNGITGTLIIDLVAFNNRLYAHSGYEVYQSSDAGESWKKVPVDDPEAVLNPRIKVASESKFVVVGNTLYFLSSEAEDFQIFRLSTDGDTLIPVQGVPIFDRETVNPYAIARLQTETATASRDAFYVEYQRKLFKWKLGDPAWTNTGLVDTSQVSYRDFRGGFKIAVSDETVYVGQRDGHLFQSLDEGNSWKDITSSLPLRFTRFKEVTFVGPTIYVATDNGTLVSQTGEHWSVLTDSDGGRPIVDRFTTDGTKVYGIGEAGVYHLDARGQWEQISSNVPDKILSLVANNNRLYSVTQQHGMFHIPLETDSAPESSSGY; encoded by the coding sequence ATAGGAGGAAGTCTCGTGGAAACAAAAGAAGATGTTCAGTTGATTCACGACATTTTATCGGGGGACGATGATGCCTTCAGCACGTTAGTGCAAAAATATCAGCGGAGTGTTCACGCCCTCGCGTGGCGAAAGATTAGCGATTTTCACTATGCTGAAGAGATTACGCAGGACACCTTCCTCCAAGCATACAAAAAACTCTCGACCCTCAAAAATCCGCATCAATTTGCTGGATGGTTGTATGTCATTGCAAATCGGCTTTGCATTAACTGGCTCCAAAGGAACAAATCGGCGATGCAGTCGCTGGAGCGTACGTCAGTACGGAAAATCGATCAGTTAACTTATGAACGTTATGTTTCTGAGGAACGTGAATCGGAAGCGACGGAACGCCGGTATGAAATCGTCGAAGAACTTCTCGAAAGACTCCCAGAAAGCGAGCGCACAGTGATGACGCTCTATTATCTCGGTGAGATGACAGCGAAAGAGATAGGCAACTTCTTGGGGGTGTCAGTGAACACGATTAAAAGCCGTCTCCGGCGCGGGCGCGAACGTTTACAAGCAGATCAGGAACTCCTCATTCAAGAAGTCTTCAGTGGCGTCCACATATCGACGGGTTTAAGCCAGAACATCATGCGGCAAGTCGCTGACTTGAAACCCACCCCCCCTTCTGCTACGAAACCGTTGATTCCATGGATGGCTTTGGGAACCGCTGCGGTTTTGGTGCTGTTGCTGATGGGTGCAAGCGATCGATACCTCACCCATTTCCAGAAACCTTATAGTTTTGAGGCGGCATCTGAACCCACAATTGAAATCGTTGATGCCCCTATCGTCCTTGACATTCAGTCAAAACCCGATCTGCTAAATCGGGCTGGGCGAACCGTGTCCTCCAATAGAATCAACGCTGTCGCTTTGCAGGCTTCTGAGAAGACCTCAACAGCTAATGCCCAAACGGGTTCTTCCAAGTTCTCTATTTCACAGTGGACGCAGACAAATGGACCCCCAGCCGGTTATATCCGCAATATCTTCGCTACACCTGAAGGAACCGTCTATGCTGTTGCCTCGTCAGGACTATACAGATTAACAGAAGACGCGACCGCATGGACACACATCGACAAGAGTGTTCCAATTGACAAATCTCTAATGCCAATGGCAACCCACGCGGGAAACCTGTATATCGTTTCCGCCGACGAGATATTCACTTCGGCGGATAGGGGTGAGGCGTGGAGGACACTCGGTCCTCGACCTAAAGGAGAGGCTGTCGGAATTCTCATTACGGGTGAGGCACAACCCGACATTACAATGTACCTTGCCCTGAGAGATGAAGGGATTTTCCGATCAACAGACGGTGGAACGCAATGGCAACCCCTTCACGATGGATTAACAAGCAAAAAAATCTCCGCAATCGCCGCTGTTGATAATACAGTGTTTGCTGGCACAGAGAACGGACTCTACCGTCTCGATGTCGGCATCTGGAATAAACTACCAGTGGATACATCACGGGCTGTCTGTTCCTTAACAACCTCTGGAAATAACCTTTATGTTGGAACAGGTTCCAATCTATTGGTGAAATTAACGCCAACAGAGGTATATCAAGAGATACGAAATAACTGGGATAACTGGCGTAACAGGTCGTCCCCAGTCAAGATTTTCCATTCAGCTGACTTGGGAGCCTCGTGGACTGAAATAATGGATGGCAGTGAATACAGTCATGAGGGTTCACCAGCAGGTATAACAGTTTTAGCCGTAGGTGAAACGCTCTTGGCATTAGGGGAGTATCAATTTCGTTCAGTAGATGGTGGTAAAACTTGGGCAAAACTTGGACGGGACTTGAATTGGTTGTGGACAAGTAGCCGCCCCGCTGTAATGGTGAACGAGCGTACGTTTTACAAATCCGGCGGATTCGGGCTTCATCGCACGACTGATGGCGGTAACTCATGGCACATCTTTTTGAACGGGATAACAGGAACACTCATCATCGATCTGGTTGCATTCAACAATAGGTTATACGCACATTCCGGCTATGAAGTCTATCAATCCTCGGATGCCGGGGAGTCTTGGAAAAAAGTTCCCGTTGATGACCCCGAAGCCGTTCTCAACCCCAGAATCAAAGTCGCTTCTGAGTCAAAGTTCGTAGTTGTTGGCAACACCCTTTATTTCCTTTCATCTGAAGCAGAAGACTTCCAAATTTTCCGTTTATCTACAGACGGTGATACGCTCATACCAGTTCAAGGTGTCCCCATTTTTGATCGGGAGACAGTTAATCCTTATGCTATAGCTCGTCTGCAAACGGAGACGGCTACCGCCAGCCGCGATGCGTTCTATGTGGAATACCAAAGAAAACTTTTCAAATGGAAACTGGGGGATCCGGCGTGGACAAACACTGGATTGGTAGATACAAGTCAAGTGTCCTATAGGGATTTCAGAGGTGGATTCAAAATAGCGGTCTCCGATGAAACCGTCTACGTCGGTCAACGGGACGGACATCTGTTCCAGTCACTTGACGAAGGAAACAGTTGGAAAGACATTACATCGAGCTTGCCGCTGCGCTTTACCCGTTTCAAAGAGGTAACCTTTGTGGGGCCAACGATCTACGTCGCAACAGACAACGGAACCTTGGTTTCACAGACTGGGGAACACTGGAGCGTTTTGACCGATAGTGATGGCGGGCGTCCTATCGTAGACAGATTTACGACAGATGGCACCAAAGTCTACGGAATCGGTGAAGCAGGGGTTTATCACTTAGATGCCCGTGGCCAATGGGAACAGATTTCGTCAAATGTTCCCGATAAGATTCTTTCTCTCGTCGCCAATAATAACAGGCTTTATAGTGTTACGCAACAACACGGGATGTTTCATATCCCCCTCGAGACAGACAGCGCCCCAGAGAGTAGTTCTGGGTATTGA
- a CDS encoding LamG domain-containing protein: MIHRHILTCLFFLALIPLSAKAFPPPSPAGGNYLILDGVDDSAVLDFKTFGVLLPKGTDELTVEAWVYPTTPPAGNVYAMILSQQMEMSVASDNGEWENIKEGIDWQTGDLFLIFRSHITVKGKPATQGYIIALSPNQWNHIAFQSREKETTAIVNDVAKILPRKTTLAHDLAHFEHPKDFTLGGFGKKIKVFDNFFWGPFAGYIDEVRISRVARYNVGKKGFTPREKFKKDAKTVALWHFDEPNGTQKFSDASGHAHHLTGQNGAKTGIPLAAEPHEKLATTWGRLKQ; the protein is encoded by the coding sequence ATGATACACCGACACATCCTAACATGCCTCTTTTTCCTCGCTTTAATCCCGCTAAGTGCTAAAGCGTTTCCACCCCCTTCACCCGCTGGGGGTAACTATCTAATCCTCGATGGCGTGGACGACTCTGCGGTTTTAGACTTTAAAACCTTTGGTGTCCTCTTACCGAAAGGCACGGACGAGCTCACCGTTGAAGCGTGGGTCTATCCGACCACACCACCTGCTGGGAATGTATATGCCATGATTCTCAGCCAACAGATGGAGATGAGCGTCGCGAGCGATAATGGAGAGTGGGAGAACATAAAGGAAGGTATTGATTGGCAGACAGGTGATTTATTCCTAATATTTCGATCGCATATTACGGTGAAGGGCAAACCTGCTACGCAAGGGTACATAATAGCACTTTCCCCGAATCAATGGAATCACATCGCATTTCAGTCAAGAGAGAAAGAAACAACAGCCATTGTTAACGATGTCGCAAAGATCCTGCCGCGAAAAACAACGCTTGCACACGATCTCGCACACTTCGAGCATCCAAAGGATTTTACACTCGGAGGGTTTGGAAAAAAAATTAAAGTGTTCGATAACTTCTTCTGGGGTCCCTTTGCGGGATATATTGATGAGGTCCGTATCTCAAGGGTCGCTCGTTACAATGTCGGCAAAAAAGGGTTCACGCCGCGCGAAAAGTTCAAGAAAGACGCGAAGACAGTTGCGCTGTGGCATTTTGATGAACCCAACGGAACACAGAAATTTTCAGACGCATCGGGGCATGCACACCATCTGACGGGTCAAAATGGCGCAAAGACCGGTATCCCCCTCGCAGCCGAACCCCACGAAAAACTCGCCACAACATGGGGACGACTCAAGCAATGA
- a CDS encoding Gfo/Idh/MocA family oxidoreductase has translation MNGVTGRMGTNQHLIRSILAIAEEGGIPIGDGEVIMPDPFLVGRNPAKLEKLSETTGVEKWSTDLDAALADDAYSVYFDAQVTSRRVDAVEAAISAGKHIYCEKPTATTTADAYRLYEQAAKAGLKNGVVQDKLWLPGIQKLKRLIDADFFGRIIAVRGEFGYWVFQGDAIPTQRPSWNYRVEDGGGIILDMFSHWRYVIDNLFGAVKGVSCIAATHLPQRWDEEGKPYQCTAEDAAYATFELENGIIAHFNSSWAVRVRRDDLLTIHVDGLNGSAIVGLRDCWIQPLSGTPRPVWNPDIEQPIKFFDGWLKMPEQEDYENAFRAQWELFLRHVVADEPFPWTLLAGAKGVQLAEKGMEAWQTRKWVELPELSSL, from the coding sequence ATGAACGGCGTCACCGGCAGGATGGGCACGAACCAACACCTCATCCGCTCCATCTTAGCAATCGCAGAAGAGGGGGGCATCCCGATCGGGGACGGCGAAGTCATTATGCCTGACCCATTCCTCGTCGGCAGAAATCCGGCTAAATTAGAGAAACTCTCCGAAACCACCGGAGTCGAGAAATGGAGCACGGATCTCGACGCTGCGCTCGCCGATGATGCCTATAGTGTCTACTTTGACGCGCAGGTCACGTCCCGTCGCGTCGATGCGGTTGAAGCCGCAATATCCGCCGGCAAACACATCTACTGTGAAAAACCGACCGCTACGACCACTGCCGATGCGTATCGGCTCTACGAACAGGCGGCGAAAGCAGGACTCAAAAACGGCGTCGTTCAGGACAAACTCTGGCTACCCGGTATCCAGAAACTGAAACGTTTGATAGACGCTGACTTCTTTGGACGGATTATCGCTGTCCGTGGTGAGTTCGGCTATTGGGTCTTCCAAGGGGATGCGATCCCGACGCAACGTCCGTCGTGGAACTACCGTGTCGAGGACGGCGGTGGTATCATCCTCGATATGTTCAGCCACTGGCGATACGTTATTGACAACCTGTTCGGTGCCGTCAAAGGCGTCTCCTGTATCGCTGCCACGCACCTCCCACAGCGATGGGATGAGGAAGGTAAACCGTATCAGTGTACCGCTGAAGATGCCGCCTACGCGACGTTTGAATTGGAGAACGGAATCATCGCACATTTCAACTCATCTTGGGCAGTCAGGGTCCGCCGCGACGATCTGCTGACGATACACGTAGATGGTTTAAACGGATCCGCTATTGTAGGCTTGAGAGATTGCTGGATCCAACCGCTCTCTGGCACGCCGCGCCCCGTTTGGAATCCAGACATCGAACAGCCGATCAAATTCTTCGATGGATGGCTCAAAATGCCAGAGCAGGAAGATTACGAGAACGCATTTCGAGCGCAGTGGGAACTCTTCCTCCGACACGTTGTCGCCGATGAACCCTTCCCGTGGACGCTGCTCGCAGGTGCAAAGGGTGTGCAATTAGCAGAAAAGGGCATGGAAGCGTGGCAGACCCGAAAGTGGGTAGAATTACCTGAATTGAGTTCGCTTTAA
- a CDS encoding RtcB family protein → MAQNITLQKLDEYRWRIPKSYMKGMRVDGIVYANEKLLENAKSDEALQQVANVAHLPGIVGHSLAMPDLHWGYGFVIGGVAATDPKADGVVSPGGIGYDINCGVRLIRTNLNVSQLEGKRKALVAKLFENVPCGVGSSGTIRLTLQEERRMLEKGALWAIEREYGHVGDLDFTEATGFLQHANADAASQRALERGKNQLGTLGSGNHFLEVQTVDRIFYREAADAMGLREGNICVMIHTGSRGFGYQICDEHVKSWVKVAERYGINLPDRQLASAPINSPEGQDYITAMACSANYAWNNRQCIMHLVRQTFMQFFETTEDELGLELVYDVAHNIGKFEKHTVNGKERELFVHRKGATRAFPAGHPEIPDKYQKVGQPVLIPGDMGTASYVLVGNPGAMAETWGTTCHGAGRVLSRRKAIALTKGRSIQKDLEAQGIYVRAEGRRTLQEEVPEAYKDVDEVVRVVDKAGLSRRVARLRPIGVVKG, encoded by the coding sequence ATGGCACAAAACATAACACTCCAAAAACTTGATGAATATCGCTGGCGTATCCCGAAGAGTTACATGAAAGGCATGCGTGTAGACGGAATTGTCTACGCCAACGAGAAACTTCTCGAAAACGCCAAAAGCGACGAGGCACTGCAACAAGTCGCAAACGTAGCACATCTCCCCGGTATTGTCGGACACTCCCTCGCAATGCCCGATTTGCACTGGGGTTACGGCTTCGTCATTGGAGGTGTCGCTGCTACGGATCCGAAAGCAGATGGTGTCGTCTCTCCGGGTGGTATCGGGTATGACATCAACTGCGGCGTCCGCCTGATTCGGACGAACCTCAATGTCTCGCAGCTTGAAGGCAAGCGGAAAGCACTCGTCGCCAAGTTGTTCGAGAACGTCCCGTGTGGTGTCGGTTCCAGCGGCACAATCCGGCTCACTCTCCAAGAAGAGCGACGGATGTTAGAGAAAGGCGCGCTTTGGGCAATTGAGCGGGAATACGGTCACGTAGGAGATCTCGACTTTACAGAAGCGACCGGTTTTCTACAACACGCAAATGCCGATGCGGCGAGCCAACGGGCGTTGGAACGCGGTAAAAACCAACTCGGCACCCTCGGTTCCGGCAACCATTTCCTTGAAGTGCAAACCGTTGACCGTATTTTTTATCGGGAAGCCGCTGACGCCATGGGGTTGCGTGAGGGCAATATCTGCGTCATGATCCATACGGGTTCGCGCGGCTTCGGTTACCAAATTTGTGATGAACACGTCAAAAGCTGGGTCAAAGTCGCCGAGAGATACGGTATAAATCTCCCCGATCGACAACTCGCTTCGGCACCGATCAACTCACCCGAGGGACAGGATTACATCACCGCAATGGCGTGTAGTGCCAACTATGCCTGGAACAACCGGCAGTGTATCATGCATCTCGTCCGCCAGACCTTCATGCAGTTCTTTGAAACCACAGAAGACGAACTCGGCTTAGAACTCGTCTACGACGTCGCCCACAACATCGGAAAATTTGAGAAACACACCGTTAATGGTAAAGAGCGTGAACTCTTCGTCCATCGCAAAGGCGCGACGCGTGCGTTTCCAGCGGGGCATCCTGAGATCCCCGATAAATACCAGAAAGTCGGTCAACCTGTTTTAATTCCCGGCGATATGGGAACCGCCTCCTACGTGCTTGTCGGGAACCCGGGTGCAATGGCTGAGACGTGGGGCACGACCTGTCACGGGGCAGGTAGGGTTCTCTCGCGGCGAAAAGCGATCGCCTTGACAAAGGGACGTTCTATCCAGAAAGATTTGGAGGCACAAGGTATCTACGTCCGAGCAGAAGGCAGACGGACGCTCCAAGAAGAGGTCCCCGAAGCCTACAAAGACGTTGACGAGGTCGTCCGAGTCGTTGACAAAGCGGGACTTTCCCGTCGCGTTGCACGCCTCCGTCCCATTGGTGTTGTAAAAGGCTAA